The sequence CAGGGACTggcagcctggcagggagggaggggccagggTAGGGCTAGTCCCCTTGGCTGGAGCTGTCATGGCGGAGCTGGCTGAGTCACCGGGCCATGGGAAGAGCTCGAGACCCAGGGCAGCCTCCTGCTCAGGGGCCCTGCTTGCTCATGCCCTGCAGGTGCCCCAGTTCCCAACCCCTCCGCCAAGTCAGGGCTCTGCAGGGAGCTTGCCCTTGTCTGCTGGTGGCCTTCCCTGACATGTAATCCACTGCTCTGTCCTGTATGTTCTACATCTTGAAGTGAGGGGCTGTTGAGGGGACCAGAGAGGGGATCAATAGTGAGAGCATTTAGGAGCTAGGACGGCAAGCCCAGTGGAAGGCTACCAGCAGTCAGGGGATGGGGCTTGAAGCTGGCCACTGGACTGGGGTACATGAGGCTGAAAGCAGAAAAATGATTGTTGGCAAGAGACAGACTTTATAAGCCCACTGTGCGtctgtccccacccaccccccacattcacacacaaacaGAGGTAAACCCCAGGAAGGGAAAGATGGGGCCTGTTTCCAGAGTGGCAGTCACCCCTTCACCCCCTGCCTTCTACAAACATTCTCAGACCCCCCTGCACTGGTCTCTGTGCCCCAGCAGTGAATCAGACAgggccctgccctcctggggctCACAACCTGGAACAATGATGGGTGACGGCCACTGTGACAGATCGATGTCACCCGACGGAACTCAGGGAGGGCAGAGAAGGAAGTGAGTAGCTCGCCTGGGTGACACACCATCAGGGGAGGATTTATGGACATCTGAGCTGAGTTTTGAAGAATGAGTTCACTAGCCAGACGCTCTAGGACATTCTAGGGTGTCCGAGCATCCGGGAGCCAACACCCCAAGGTGAGAGGACACACGATGTCCTCAGGAATCAGAAGGCAGCTGCTGTGGCCAGAAGGCAGTGAGCAAAGCGGGGTGGGGGCTGGCTGTGCAGCAGAATCTGACCCCATCCCTGTGACCCCATCACCCCGGCAGGCCGACTCCTGGCTGACTCTATGCCGTCTCTCGGACCGGACTAACGGTCCCCACGAGCAGGCCTCCTGCCCTGGCCCCTGGCCCAGCACTTTGGGCGTGGGAAGCCCTCGGCAAGCAGGAAGGCAAGGCTTACCCAACCGTGCAGGCCCAGTAGGGCCTCTGCGCCCAGGCCGCGCATGGGGCAGGCCCTCCCGCCCCGCTGGCCGCCATGCCCGGGAAGCCCCCAGCGCCCCCAGGACGGCCTTCCAGGGAGAGAACGCTTCCCAGGCGAGCTCCTGCTCCTTCTTGCCTGCCTCCAAGACTTCTTGCATGATCTCAGCCACCAGGCACCCTCAGCCCCCGCCCGCGCCCCTCCCCGTCCTGTCTGGGAGCTCTATCTGTAAAACGGATCTAGGAACCCTGCTTCTCCACCGCCTGAAACCCACAGCATCTGGGGAAGTCGTTGGCCCAAGCGAGCGGGGGCCCAGCGCTCGGGGACGCCAGAGCCCTTCAAGTGGCCGAGGCCGAGGCCGGTGCGGCCTCCCCGGGGTGCTGCGCGCCAGGAGGAATTTGCCTGGAAGCTTCTCCGCGGCCACACGGGCCTCCTGGCGCTGGCTCGGGGCGCAGAGCGCGCGGCGGGGCGAGAGGCGCCCGGGCCTCGGTTTCTCCCGCAGCCCCCAGGGCGGGCGCGCCGAGAACAGTAGTGGGAGAATGTGCGGAATGTGCCAGGCGCATCTACCTACCCCAGgagagggcaggggaagg is a genomic window of Choloepus didactylus isolate mChoDid1 chromosome X, mChoDid1.pri, whole genome shotgun sequence containing:
- the LOC119522534 gene encoding collagen alpha-1(I) chain-like; this translates as MSSGIRRQLLWPEGSEQSGVGAGCAAESDPIPVTPSPRQADSWLTLCRLSDRTNGPHEQASCPGPWPSTLGVGSPRQAGRQGLPNRAGPVGPLRPGRAWGRPSRPAGRHAREAPSAPRTAFQGENASQASSCSFLPASKTSCMISATRHPQPPPAPLPVLSGSSICKTDLGTLLLHRLKPTASGEVVGPSERGPSARGRQSPSSGRGRGRCGLPGVLRARRNLPGSFSAATRASWRWLGAQSARRGERRPGLGFSRSPQGGRAENSSGRMCGMCQAHLPTPGEGRGRGPAEGRGEGRGSGRPEQTCLFSCGPSPVVPPRCSACSPPRPAPPPPPRPNAPRPGPEGRCPPEGARAPAVPATPAPRAGHLCQVGLLSGHRTRPDRETAGAPSGDPTPEAELVPSRVTGDHARPQFPPPETRRL